A region of Mammaliicoccus sp. Dog046 DNA encodes the following proteins:
- a CDS encoding glycosyltransferase family 2 protein, which translates to MYARRAIINNSGKERGQTAVSVIVPARNEAENLPKLLNSISKEQEIEVIVMDDGSTDETQVVARYYGASVYTVENDTTWQGKSHACWQGSKYATHDLLMFVDADVQFTCDDSIQNIANQYDLQGGKGLLSIQPYHKIKKLYENISAIFNLMTIVGMNQFSITKSANNEQGTFGPVLVTNKQDYKLTQGHLKAKNHIIEGFAISKAYHEYDLPVNLHEGQGVVNFRMYPQGYKALLEGWSKHFALGSQITKTSTLMFVFLWLFGSLESILAVLFSINLSLLYILLAITLYFIYAIQFHIFIRRTGNFNLVASLCHPLLFTCFVVIFFKSWLDINVFKRIHWKGRRIDL; encoded by the coding sequence ATGTATGCGCGTCGAGCGATTATAAATAACTCCGGAAAAGAAAGAGGTCAGACAGCCGTCAGTGTTATTGTACCTGCTAGAAATGAAGCGGAGAACTTACCTAAATTACTTAACAGTATAAGTAAAGAGCAAGAAATAGAAGTAATTGTTATGGATGATGGTTCAACTGATGAGACACAAGTTGTTGCTAGATATTATGGTGCGAGCGTATATACTGTTGAAAATGATACTACATGGCAAGGTAAGTCACATGCTTGTTGGCAAGGTAGCAAATATGCAACGCATGATTTATTGATGTTTGTTGATGCTGATGTTCAGTTTACTTGTGATGATAGTATTCAAAATATAGCCAATCAATATGATTTACAAGGTGGTAAAGGTTTGTTATCAATACAACCTTATCACAAGATAAAAAAGCTATATGAAAATATATCGGCGATTTTTAATTTAATGACAATCGTAGGTATGAATCAATTTTCAATCACGAAATCAGCAAATAATGAGCAAGGCACGTTTGGACCCGTCCTTGTGACAAATAAGCAAGATTATAAATTGACACAAGGACATTTGAAAGCTAAAAACCATATCATTGAAGGTTTTGCAATAAGTAAGGCATATCATGAATATGATTTGCCAGTGAATTTGCATGAAGGTCAAGGTGTGGTCAATTTTAGAATGTATCCTCAAGGATATAAAGCTCTATTAGAAGGGTGGAGTAAACACTTTGCACTTGGCTCTCAAATAACTAAAACATCTACACTTATGTTTGTATTTTTATGGTTATTTGGTTCACTTGAATCAATTTTAGCAGTGCTTTTTTCAATTAATTTAAGTTTATTATATATATTATTAGCTATTACTTTATATTTTATTTATGCTATACAGTTTCATATATTTATTCGAAGAACAGGAAATTTTAATCTCGTTGCGAGTTTATGTCATCCATTGCTTTTTACATGCTTTGTCGTAATATTTTTTAAATCATGGCTAGATATAAATGTATTTAAACGTATACATTGGAAAGGCCGTAGAATAGATTTATAA